One Phycisphaerae bacterium RAS2 DNA window includes the following coding sequences:
- a CDS encoding hypothetical protein (MgsA AAA+ ATPase C terminal) yields MRLYTTRGYDFFEVASALQKSIRRGDAKLAGYWAIELFESGYSGYLWRRLLTISAEDCWGILTQEVESLFRGWETIDKQGRAGGKRGKGRIFAAKAVILLAMAKKSRDPDHLTNLVYDPKSIPDEVLESELDAARSEAGTIPIPDEALDYHTKRGRKSGKTKQQFFHDEHNALKPREPGLFDDLVPPSNP; encoded by the coding sequence ATGAGGCTCTACACGACCCGAGGTTATGATTTCTTCGAAGTGGCGTCCGCGCTCCAGAAGTCGATTCGCCGCGGCGATGCCAAACTCGCCGGCTACTGGGCGATCGAGCTGTTCGAGTCGGGCTATTCTGGCTATCTGTGGAGGCGGCTCCTCACGATCTCGGCCGAGGATTGTTGGGGCATCCTCACACAGGAAGTCGAGTCGCTGTTTCGCGGTTGGGAGACGATTGACAAGCAGGGACGAGCCGGGGGCAAGAGAGGCAAGGGTCGAATCTTCGCCGCGAAAGCTGTCATCCTCCTGGCAATGGCCAAGAAGTCGCGCGACCCTGACCACCTGACCAACTTGGTGTATGATCCCAAGTCGATTCCCGATGAAGTCCTCGAATCTGAGCTTGACGCCGCCCGGTCGGAGGCTGGTACAATCCCGATTCCTGATGAGGCTCTCGATTACCACACGAAACGCGGCCGCAAGTCCGGCAAGACGAAGCAGCAGTTCTTTCACGATGAACACAATGCCCTGAAGCCTCGCGAACCCGGGCTGTTTGACGATCTCGTGCCACCGAGCAACCCATGA